In Actinoplanes sp. NBC_00393, a single genomic region encodes these proteins:
- a CDS encoding extracellular solute-binding protein, producing MRRITKGIAALASVTLAFSIAACGGDKEETSAAPAKVDPASLSAELTWWDTSDAKNEGPAFKELITKFNQTYPNVKINYQSVPFGDAQNKFKTAAAAKTGAPDILRAEVAWVPEFASLGYLYALDGSELLADEADYLEAPLASNKFDGKTYGVPQVTDSLALLYNKELVEKAGVQVPKTWAELKTAAQDIKKKTGVDGLYVNAAGYFTLPFMYGEGGDVVDTANKKITVNSEQNVAGLKIAKDLIDSGASVKPSATDSYGTMMTLFKEKKVAFIINGPWEVNNIKTAPSFGGVENLGIAAVPAGSAKAAAPIGGHNYVIWSGVPQEKAPAAVAFVNYLNSAESQAFLADKLGVLPTRKSAYEIDTVKNNAVISAFKPVAEAAASRPWIPEGGQFFGPLDQMATEVLIQNKDPKASLDTVAEKYKAEVVPAYSAS from the coding sequence ATGCGTCGCATAACCAAGGGAATCGCCGCCCTGGCCTCCGTGACTCTCGCCTTCTCCATCGCCGCCTGTGGTGGCGACAAGGAAGAGACGTCGGCCGCGCCCGCCAAGGTCGACCCGGCCTCCCTCTCGGCCGAGCTCACGTGGTGGGACACCTCGGACGCCAAGAACGAGGGTCCGGCGTTCAAGGAACTGATCACGAAGTTCAACCAGACCTATCCGAACGTCAAGATCAACTACCAGTCGGTCCCGTTCGGGGACGCGCAGAACAAGTTCAAGACCGCCGCGGCGGCCAAGACCGGTGCGCCGGACATCCTGCGCGCCGAGGTCGCCTGGGTGCCGGAGTTCGCGTCCCTCGGTTACCTGTACGCGCTGGACGGTTCCGAGCTGCTCGCCGACGAGGCGGACTACCTCGAGGCCCCGCTCGCGTCCAACAAGTTCGACGGCAAGACCTACGGCGTCCCGCAGGTCACCGACAGTCTGGCGCTGCTCTACAACAAGGAGCTGGTCGAGAAGGCCGGCGTGCAGGTGCCGAAGACCTGGGCCGAGCTGAAGACCGCCGCGCAGGACATCAAGAAGAAGACCGGTGTCGACGGCCTGTACGTCAACGCCGCCGGCTACTTCACCCTGCCGTTCATGTACGGCGAGGGCGGTGACGTCGTCGACACGGCGAACAAGAAGATCACCGTCAACTCCGAGCAGAACGTCGCCGGTCTGAAGATCGCCAAGGACCTGATCGACAGCGGCGCGTCGGTCAAGCCGTCGGCCACCGACTCGTACGGCACGATGATGACCCTCTTCAAGGAGAAGAAGGTCGCGTTCATCATCAACGGCCCGTGGGAGGTCAACAACATCAAGACCGCCCCGAGCTTCGGTGGCGTCGAGAACCTCGGCATCGCCGCGGTCCCGGCCGGTTCCGCCAAGGCCGCGGCCCCGATCGGTGGCCACAACTACGTGATCTGGTCCGGTGTCCCGCAGGAGAAGGCCCCGGCTGCCGTCGCCTTCGTGAACTACCTGAACTCGGCCGAGTCGCAGGCGTTCCTCGCCGACAAGCTGGGCGTGCTGCCGACCCGCAAGTCCGCCTACGAGATCGACACGGTCAAGAACAACGCCGTGATCTCCGCGTTCAAGCCGGTCGCCGAGGCCGCCGCGAGCCGCCCGTGGATCCCGGAGGGTGGCCAGTTCTTCGGCCCGCTCGACCAGATGGCGACCGAGGTTCTGATCCAGAACAAGGACCCGAAGGCGTCGCTCGACACCGTTGCTGAGAAGTACAAGGCAGAGGTCGTCCCGGCGTACTCCGCTTCCTGA